The window GTCCCGGAGGAACCGGCGGCACCAGGCAACTCCTCCGGATCGAACGGCGGCGCGGTGTTTCGCACGACGCTGTCGATCCTGAGCAGCGAGTTCGCGAACTCGACGCTGCGGGCGAGGCTGCTCGTCCGAACCAGTTGCGCGTCGAGCGCGCCGCCGGCCGCGACGACGTCGTCGACGAGGTCGCCGTTCGCATCGATGCCCGCCCGCGTATGCCCTGCGTCGTGGCGCGCGCGCAGTTCGGTGACGGCGTCGATCGGATCCCGACCCGCGTTCCGGGCGAGCGTCCGCGGGATCGACTCGAGCACGTCGGCGAACGCGTCGACTGCAAGCTGTTCGCGGCCGTCGAACTTCGGCGCCAGCTCGCGGACGGCGCGGGCCGCCTCGAGTTCGGCCGCACCGCCGCCGGGGAGGGCAAATGGCCGTTTGACCGCGGCGCGAACCGCGTTGAGACCGACCTTGATCCGCCGCCGCGCCTCGTCGGCGGCGCTCTCGGTCCCGCCCCGGACGACGAGCCCGACGCTGCGCGGATCGACGTGGGCGGGCGCCGTGACCTCGAGCCACGTCGTGTCGTCCTGGGCCTCGCGGAGTCGGACGGCGCCGCGACCGCACTCCTCGACGGACGCGGGTGCGGTCGGCGTGACGGGACCGCGGATCGTCGCGCCCGTGACCCGCGAGAGGACCTCGGCGTCCGAGTCCTTGACGTTCCGAAAGCAGGCGATTCCGCGGTGGGCCAGTTCGGTGCCGATATCGTGAGTGACGTCGCCGGTGACGAACACCGCCGCGGCGTTCGCCCGGGCGATCGCGTCGGCGACAGCCGCGGCTTCGCGCTCGAGATTCGCGACGTTGCCCGCGTAGTCGCCGTCGATCGTAACCGAGGACGAGCGGATCTCCCGGGGCTCGAGCGAGCCGTCGACGACGAGGACGCCCCCGTCGACCGGCAATGTGTCCTCGATCATCGGCTCGGAGGGGAGGAGGCTGCCGGGGATCAGCTTCGAATCCGCGGCGTCGCCGCCCGGGATGGCCTCGATCGACACGTAGCCCAGATGGACGGTCCCTCGCTGGGGTTCCCACGCGCGGAGAACGGCGTCCACGACGTCGTCGCCGAGCCGCTCGAGCGGCCACGAGCCCGCGCGGCCGTTCGTCATGCCGCAGGTCGCGATCCGCTCGAGTCGCGATTCGTCGAACGCCGCGCGGGTAGTTGGGTGGCCGTTAGTGGCGACTGGAATCCCGAGGTCGTCCCAAACCTCGAGCGTTCGCTGGGCGCCGATCGAGAACCCCTCGACGACGGCGACCGGGGGGACGCCGTCCTCGATCAGGTCGATCCCGGTCGCGAGCAGGTCGCTGGCCAGCAGGGTCGTCGTAGTCGTGCCGTCGCCGATCTCGTCCTCGTGGGTCTCCGCGAGCCCGATGAACTGGTTCGCGATCGGGTGGTCGGTCTCGCCCTCGAACTCCTCTAAGATCGCCACGCCGTCGTTGGTGACGAACCCGCGTAGCCGGTCGTCCTGCATGCGCCGGACGATCATCTTGTCGACGCCCAACGGCCCGAGCGTACTCCGGACCAGCTCGCCCATCTCGAGGGCGGCGCGGCGAATCCCCAGTCTCGTTTCCTCGGGCGATAGCCGTTCCCAGCTGCCGATCGTCGCGTTAGACTCCGCCATATCCATCGGCCTGTGTATCGTTCTCGTATTGCATAAATTCTTTCGTAGTGGGTCTCGTCGTCGGTCTCGCCCTCCGCTGCCACCGTCCGCCGGCTACTGGACGAACAGCCGGTCCGCGACGATCGCGAAGCCGATGAGCAGGGCCAACAGGTACGCGACTTCGAAGACGAGTCCCCACCCTTGCTCGAGGATGTACTGGATGCCGGCGTACGCGAGGATCAAAAACGCGAGCGAGAGTGCTCCGGCTATCCCGACGGTTCGCGACGAGAGACGCTGTACTGCCATCGTGGTTCGACAGGTCCCCGTGGATCGTAATAAAATATGGTGATCGATCACGACATGTTGGGCGGGTAATGGGTGGAGAAAGCGCGTCCGCGTTCGGAGCCGGTGGGCGTTGAATAGCAAATCAGTCGTTCCGGCGTCCGATAGCGGCGTCTCGAGGTTTGCTCCCGACAGCAACCCAATGATAGATCAGGAAGTAGTTTAATTCTGGATACCACTTTGAAAAGATACTTATACGATACCATGTACCATCTCAGTACACCTATGTCACAGAGGGACATGTCTGGTGGGAACACCCATGACACAGCGGAGCCATCGGCATCGACCGACGAGCCGGACGCCGAGGAGTACTCGCGGCGCGGCTTCATGGAGACCGCGGGTGCGATGGGTGCCGCCGGTGCGACCGCCGGCCTGGCCGGCTGTGTCGGCGGGGACGACACCGAAGGGACCGGCGAAGGCGACTTCCTCTGGTGGACGATGCGTGGCTACATTCAGGAGGAGGAGCAGGCGCTTCGGGACACCGCTGCGGAGTTCGAGAACTGGTCGGACGAGGAGGTCAACCTGACAACCGAGGTCATCACGTGGGATCAGGTGTTCGAATCCTGGGCGTCGGCGATTCAGGGCCAGAACACGCCGAACGTCAGCGAGATGGCCAACGAACACGCCGTCGACTACGGCTCGCGCGGCGTCGTGCGGCCGAACACGGAACTGTTCAACGAGTACGACGACTGGTACGACACGCCGTCGTACTGGGGTAACTACGACGGTGAGGTCTGGGGCTTCCCGTGGTTCGTCGAGGTCCGGAACTTCTACGCGAACACGGACATCCTCGAGGACGCCGGCCACGATAGCGTCCCCGAGACGTGGGAAGAGATGGTCGATACGGCCACGGACGTCGAGAGCGAGACCGATAAGACCGGGTTCGTCTCCGCCGGATCGCAGTCCACGGGGACGGGGCAGGTTCTCTACGGCGCGGCCGTCCAGGCTGGCGGCGAGTTCTACAACTACGAGGACGACCAGTGGACCGTCGAACTGGACTCCCCGACGTCGCTGTTTGCCCACCTCTGGATGGCCAGCATGCAGGAGGAGTGGGAGATCGGTCCCGGCGGCTGGGCCGGGATGGACGGCACCGACGCCGAACAACTCTACCGCGAGGGCGAGGCCGCTTTCATGATCAACTCGGGCGACGCGGCCAACAGCATGATCGACGAGGGCGACGCCGTCGCGGACTCGACCAGTCTCGAACTGATTCCGGAGGGCCCGATGGGTACCAACACCGCCTTCATGGGCGGAAGTTGCCTCTCCGCGTTCGAATCGGACTTCACCCAGCACAACGTCGAGGACGGCCTCTCGATGTCGTTCATCGAGTACATGACCAACCCCGACACCATGGAGGGGTACTACCCGGACGCGACGCCGAACTTCCTGCCCGTTCGGGAAGCCCAGGAGGAACTCCCGCCGTTCACCGAGAACCCGACGGACATCCCCGACGAGTGGATCCAGAACCGGCTGGACCAGGCCTCGGACAGCGCCCGCTACGGGATTACCGGCCCCCAGCGGAACGCGCCGTTCCTGGGCGACCTCGAGGGTACGACCGACGCGTACTCGGTCGCCATCTCCGGGATCCTCGGCGCGAATCACGATCCGAAGGAGGCGCTCGTCGACCTCGCGAACGACGTCCGCTCGACGATCAGCGACTCCGACGCCGTGGACTACGAACTCGAGCAGAGCGACGAGCAACCCTCGCTCGACGACCCACCGGACGAACTGCAGGACTGGATCGACGGCAGCAACGGCACGCCCCAGATCTGGAACCCCTACGAGTAACGGAATCACCTAGCTTTATAGACCACCTTGATGGGAACTAACACATGGCAACGCGATTAGGCACGCTCCGCGAGTTCGAACTCCCGCGGGAGTACTACCACTGGCTCTCGAAGGAGAGCGTCTGGGGCTGGCTGTTCCTCCTGCCGTCGCTGCTCGCGCTCGGGCTGGTGAGCGTCTATCCCCTCTTCCGGGGGATCTACCTCAGCTTCTTCGAGTACGACGGCATCGGCGACCCCGAGTGGGTCGGCCTCGAGCACTACGCCCAGATCGTCGGCTGGACGGAGTTCTGGGTCGTGATGCGAAATACGCTGGTGTGGGCGTTCGCGGCGGTCGTGATCATGGCGCTGATCGGGCTCGGGTTCGCAACCCTTCTCAACCGGGAGTTTTACGGCCGCTCGGTCGCGACGACGCTGCTCCTGCTCCCGTGGGCGATCCCGTTCATCTCGATCGCCTTCAACTGGCGGCTGATGTACGACTACGAACTCGGCGCGATCAACGGGCTCTTCCGCACGCTCGGGCTCACCGACGGCATTCAGTGGCTCGCGAGCTCGCGCTACGCGCTGTTCTCGATCATGCTCGCCTGGGTCTGGCGGAACTTCCCCTTCTTCATGCTGACCTTCCTGGCCGGCATGAAGGGCATTCCGGGCGACCTGTACGAGGCGGCTCGCGTCGACGGCTCGACGCGGCTGGACACGTTCCGGCACATTACGCTGCCGTTCCTGCAGCCGGTTGCAGTCGTGATGACGCTGCTGATGAGCCTCTGGACGCTGAACCACTTCACGCTGATCTACGTGATGACCGGCGGCGGCCCGGGCAACTCCTCGATGGTGTTGCCGGTGTACATCTACCGGCAGGCGTTCCACCTCCAGAACATGGGGCTGGCGAGCGCCATCGCGGTCGTCATGCTGCTGGTCATGCTGACCTACGGGCTCATCTACCTGCGACTGTACCGCGAAGACATCGGAGGGAAATAACATGGCAACGGACACGCAACCCGACCCCGCTTCGGTTCCGGAGGGCGAATCGAACGCCGGCTTCCTGTGGCTGGGTCCCGAACGCACCGCGCAGGCGAAACGGGTTGGCTTCCACGCGCTGCTGTGGTCGCTGATCGCGCTCGTCCTGTTCCCGGTGTTCTGGATGTTCGTCGTGTCGGTCAACCAAACCTCCTTCGAGGCGTTCATCGGCGATCCCGTCGGCTGGGCGGCGAACGCGAACCTCGAGGGCTACCGCGACGTCTGGTTCGGCTCGGACTTCCGCTACTGGTTCCGCAACAGCCTGCTGGTCAGCATCGGCGCGACGATCTTGAGCATCGCGGTCTGTACGCTCGGCGCGTACAGTATCGGCCGCCTGCGCTACCGCGGCCGGAAGGCGGTGGCGACGTTCCTGCTGATCACGCAGATGTTCCCGGCGATCCTGATCGCGATCCCGCTGTTCCTAGTCTTCCGGGACATCGGGCTGTTCAACACGCTCACCGGGCTCGTCATCGCGTACGTCGCGTTCACGCTCCCCTTTGCGATCTGGATGCTGCGCGGGTTCTACGAGAACCTCCCTGAGTCGCTCGAGGAGGCGGCGATGATCGACGGGAGCACGCGGTTCGGCGCCGTCGTACGAGTGATCCTCCCGCTGTCGGCGCCGGCGATCGCGACGACGGCGATCTTCACGTGGGTCCAGGCGTGGAACGAGTTCGTCTTCGCGCTAATCTTGATCAACGACTCCCAGACCCAGACGTTGCCGCCGGGGATGTCCCAGTGGGTCGGCCAGTACGCGCTCCAGTGGGACATGCTGATGGCCGGCGCGCTCGGCGCGACGCTGCCGATGCTGATCGTCTTCTTCCTGCTCCAGAGCTACATCGTCAAGGGGCTGGCGGAAGGCGCCGTCAAGTCGTGATCTGTTGGTCGAACGTCGATCCCGATCGCGACGGTTTGTTTTCCGTTCTCGAGTCGTTCGGCTACGACTGCCCGTCTCTCGAGGAGCGACTCGAGCCGCAATCGTCGCTCCTCGTCTCGTCCTCGAGAACAGCGTCGATTCTCATAGTCGAAACATCGTTCGATAATCGATAACGCGTTCTAGATAAACTGCTGTCAGGAGACGAAAATTGATCCACGCGGAGACGCCGGATAGAGCCTTGCTACCAGCCCTCGATCCGATCTTCCGGTATGAACGGAGAATCAATGCTATTTCGCGTGTGTCTATGGCCGCTGGTTCAGATAGAACGCTGTTCTCTGATATGATACACTACTGAATCATACTCTCGAGGTCACTCACCTACTGCGCAATGGTGAGCACGTCGCTACGTATAGGGCGTAGCAGCGTTCCGGTCCGGGCGGTACGTTTATTTGATCGTGAACGAATGCGGGAGACATGGATCGCGCACTCGTCGTCGTCGAATCGTCGGAGTTCGCCAAACGCCTCATTCGGGAAGCCGGCGAGTTAGCCGCCGGCGTCGACGCCGAACTCAAACTCCTCGCGACGATGGACAAGGACGAATACGAACAGGACATCGAAACCATGTCGACGATCGCGAACGTCGAGGGAACGTCGTACTCGCCCGACGACGTCAAAGAGAGCGGGCGCCAGTTCGCCGCCGACCTCGCGAAGTCGCAACTCGAGGATCTCGACGTCGACTACGAACCGCTCTGTATCGTCATCGACGACGGGCCGGAAGCCCAGGAGATCGTCGCGACGGCCGAGAGGCACGACTGCGATCACATCTTCATCGCCGGCCGCAAGCGGTCGCCGACCGGAAAGGCGCTGTTCGGCGATCGAACGCAGGGCGTCATTCTCAACTTCGACGGGATCGTCTCCGTCGCAACGAACTGACCGGCTGAACACACTTCGCCGGTCGGGAACGAATACGGATTGATCTTACTCGTACCCCGGGTTTTATGCCAGTGGATAACACTCACTCCGTACGATGTCACAGCAAGTACACTCTGCAGTCCGCTCCGAATCAGCGATCGACCCCGACGATATCACGATCGCGTACATCGGCGGCGGCAGTCGACAGTGGGCACCGAACCTGATCCGCGACCTCGCGCAGTCGGACTTACACGGACAGGTCCGGCTCTACGACGAGTACTACGAGAGCGCCCAGTTGAACGCCGAGTTCGGCAACTGGGTCCACGACGAGGCCGACGTCGAACCCTCGGCAGACTGGTCCTACGAGGCCGTCGAAGACCTCGAGGCGGCGCTGTCCGGCGCCGACGTCGTTATCCTCTCGACCCAGTACGATCCGGCGGAGACGTTCGTTCACGACCTCGACATTCCGAAGGAGTACGGCATCTACGGGGCCGTGGCGGCGACGATCGGCCCGGGCGGCATCTTCCGGGCGATGCGGACCGTCCCGCAGTACCGAAAGTTCGCCGCCGCAATTCGCGAGCACTGCCCCGACGCGTGGGTATTCAACTACACGAACCCGGTCCATTTCGTGACGCGGGCGCTCTACGACGAGTACCCCGACATCAACGCGCTCGGGCTCTGTCACGAAGTGCTGGGCACCCGCCACCGCCTCGCGCACTACGCTCGCGAGGAACTCGACATGGACGCCGAGCGGGACGACATCTCGGTCAACGTCAAGGGGA is drawn from Halopiger aswanensis and contains these coding sequences:
- a CDS encoding sugar ABC transporter substrate-binding protein, whose translation is MSQRDMSGGNTHDTAEPSASTDEPDAEEYSRRGFMETAGAMGAAGATAGLAGCVGGDDTEGTGEGDFLWWTMRGYIQEEEQALRDTAAEFENWSDEEVNLTTEVITWDQVFESWASAIQGQNTPNVSEMANEHAVDYGSRGVVRPNTELFNEYDDWYDTPSYWGNYDGEVWGFPWFVEVRNFYANTDILEDAGHDSVPETWEEMVDTATDVESETDKTGFVSAGSQSTGTGQVLYGAAVQAGGEFYNYEDDQWTVELDSPTSLFAHLWMASMQEEWEIGPGGWAGMDGTDAEQLYREGEAAFMINSGDAANSMIDEGDAVADSTSLELIPEGPMGTNTAFMGGSCLSAFESDFTQHNVEDGLSMSFIEYMTNPDTMEGYYPDATPNFLPVREAQEELPPFTENPTDIPDEWIQNRLDQASDSARYGITGPQRNAPFLGDLEGTTDAYSVAISGILGANHDPKEALVDLANDVRSTISDSDAVDYELEQSDEQPSLDDPPDELQDWIDGSNGTPQIWNPYE
- a CDS encoding TCP-1/cpn60 chaperonin family protein, translating into MAESNATIGSWERLSPEETRLGIRRAALEMGELVRSTLGPLGVDKMIVRRMQDDRLRGFVTNDGVAILEEFEGETDHPIANQFIGLAETHEDEIGDGTTTTTLLASDLLATGIDLIEDGVPPVAVVEGFSIGAQRTLEVWDDLGIPVATNGHPTTRAAFDESRLERIATCGMTNGRAGSWPLERLGDDVVDAVLRAWEPQRGTVHLGYVSIEAIPGGDAADSKLIPGSLLPSEPMIEDTLPVDGGVLVVDGSLEPREIRSSSVTIDGDYAGNVANLEREAAAVADAIARANAAAVFVTGDVTHDIGTELAHRGIACFRNVKDSDAEVLSRVTGATIRGPVTPTAPASVEECGRGAVRLREAQDDTTWLEVTAPAHVDPRSVGLVVRGGTESAADEARRRIKVGLNAVRAAVKRPFALPGGGAAELEAARAVRELAPKFDGREQLAVDAFADVLESIPRTLARNAGRDPIDAVTELRARHDAGHTRAGIDANGDLVDDVVAAGGALDAQLVRTSSLARSVEFANSLLRIDSVVRNTAPPFDPEELPGAAGSSGTPS
- a CDS encoding carbohydrate ABC transporter permease; translation: MATRLGTLREFELPREYYHWLSKESVWGWLFLLPSLLALGLVSVYPLFRGIYLSFFEYDGIGDPEWVGLEHYAQIVGWTEFWVVMRNTLVWAFAAVVIMALIGLGFATLLNREFYGRSVATTLLLLPWAIPFISIAFNWRLMYDYELGAINGLFRTLGLTDGIQWLASSRYALFSIMLAWVWRNFPFFMLTFLAGMKGIPGDLYEAARVDGSTRLDTFRHITLPFLQPVAVVMTLLMSLWTLNHFTLIYVMTGGGPGNSSMVLPVYIYRQAFHLQNMGLASAIAVVMLLVMLTYGLIYLRLYREDIGGK
- a CDS encoding carbohydrate ABC transporter permease, whose amino-acid sequence is MATDTQPDPASVPEGESNAGFLWLGPERTAQAKRVGFHALLWSLIALVLFPVFWMFVVSVNQTSFEAFIGDPVGWAANANLEGYRDVWFGSDFRYWFRNSLLVSIGATILSIAVCTLGAYSIGRLRYRGRKAVATFLLITQMFPAILIAIPLFLVFRDIGLFNTLTGLVIAYVAFTLPFAIWMLRGFYENLPESLEEAAMIDGSTRFGAVVRVILPLSAPAIATTAIFTWVQAWNEFVFALILINDSQTQTLPPGMSQWVGQYALQWDMLMAGALGATLPMLIVFFLLQSYIVKGLAEGAVKS
- a CDS encoding universal stress protein, with amino-acid sequence MDRALVVVESSEFAKRLIREAGELAAGVDAELKLLATMDKDEYEQDIETMSTIANVEGTSYSPDDVKESGRQFAADLAKSQLEDLDVDYEPLCIVIDDGPEAQEIVATAERHDCDHIFIAGRKRSPTGKALFGDRTQGVILNFDGIVSVATN